A portion of the Rhodococcus pseudokoreensis genome contains these proteins:
- a CDS encoding AMP-dependent synthetase/ligase produces the protein MREFSVPQSFSIPEDASMADTVFRHAEEDPRFVPFKRPGNGGWVDVTAAEFAEQVSAVAKGLIASGIELGDRVAILSATRYEWVVIDYAIWTAGGCTVAIYETSAPDQAKWILEDSGTSLLVVENAKQADALKVVTEAAPDLREVLQIEGAGAIEELSKRGESVTDEQLHERRHQVRASSPATLIYTSGTTGRPKGVQLTHSNFYAESAAVKLALSDAMYAGRRTLMFLPLAHVFARAISFGAFDAKVTVAHTADLTTLLDQFAAFKPHFILSVPRVFEKVYNSAKQKAYDGGKGSIFEKASATAIAYSEAQDTGGAGLGLKLKHALFDKLVYSKLRTALGGECDRAVSGGAALGARLGHFFRGIGVPVYEGYGLTETSAAISVNTTRAQKVGTVGKPIDGHAAKIGEDGELLLKGPVVFGGYWHNDQATADSIRDGWFHTGDLGSIDEEGYISITGRKKEIIVTAGGKNVAPAVLEDALRAHPLISQCLVVGDGKPFIGALITLDSETLPGWKERHGLAADTPVSELVKNPDLVAEIDEAVAEGNKKVSNPERIKKYRILEVDFTQETGELTPTLKLKRNVIHKEHGAAIEAIYA, from the coding sequence GTGCGTGAATTCTCGGTACCGCAGTCGTTCTCAATTCCGGAGGACGCCTCCATGGCGGACACGGTCTTCCGTCATGCCGAGGAAGACCCGAGGTTCGTTCCGTTCAAGCGCCCGGGCAACGGTGGCTGGGTAGACGTCACCGCCGCCGAGTTCGCGGAGCAGGTCTCCGCCGTCGCGAAGGGCCTCATCGCGTCGGGCATCGAACTCGGTGACCGCGTCGCGATCCTCTCCGCCACCCGGTACGAGTGGGTCGTCATCGACTACGCAATCTGGACGGCAGGCGGGTGCACCGTCGCCATCTACGAAACGTCCGCACCAGATCAGGCCAAGTGGATCCTCGAGGACTCCGGCACGTCACTGCTCGTCGTCGAGAACGCGAAGCAGGCCGACGCGCTGAAGGTCGTCACCGAGGCCGCCCCGGACCTGCGCGAGGTCCTGCAGATCGAGGGTGCGGGCGCGATCGAGGAACTGTCGAAGCGCGGCGAGAGCGTCACCGACGAGCAGCTGCACGAGCGTCGCCACCAGGTGCGCGCGTCGTCCCCCGCAACCCTCATCTACACGTCGGGCACCACGGGCCGCCCCAAGGGCGTGCAGTTGACGCACTCCAACTTCTACGCGGAGTCCGCCGCCGTGAAGTTGGCGCTCAGCGACGCGATGTACGCGGGCAGGCGCACCCTGATGTTCCTGCCCCTCGCGCACGTCTTCGCCCGCGCCATCTCGTTCGGGGCGTTCGACGCCAAGGTCACGGTCGCGCACACCGCCGACCTCACCACGCTGCTCGACCAGTTCGCCGCGTTCAAGCCGCACTTCATCCTGTCGGTGCCGCGCGTGTTCGAGAAGGTCTACAACTCCGCCAAGCAGAAGGCGTACGACGGCGGCAAGGGCAGCATCTTCGAGAAGGCGTCCGCCACGGCGATCGCGTACAGCGAGGCGCAGGACACCGGCGGCGCCGGGCTGGGCCTCAAACTCAAGCACGCCCTGTTCGACAAGCTCGTCTACTCGAAGCTGCGCACCGCGCTCGGCGGCGAATGCGACCGCGCCGTCTCCGGTGGCGCCGCGCTCGGCGCCCGCCTCGGTCACTTCTTCCGCGGCATCGGCGTCCCGGTGTACGAGGGCTACGGTCTCACCGAGACCAGCGCCGCCATCTCCGTGAACACCACCCGCGCGCAGAAGGTCGGCACCGTCGGCAAGCCGATCGACGGCCACGCCGCGAAGATCGGCGAGGACGGCGAACTGCTGCTGAAGGGTCCCGTCGTGTTCGGCGGGTACTGGCACAACGATCAGGCCACCGCGGATTCGATCCGGGACGGCTGGTTCCACACCGGCGACCTCGGCTCGATCGACGAAGAGGGCTACATCTCGATCACCGGCCGCAAGAAGGAAATCATCGTCACCGCGGGCGGCAAGAACGTCGCGCCCGCGGTCCTCGAGGACGCCCTCCGCGCGCACCCGCTGATCAGCCAGTGCCTCGTGGTCGGCGACGGCAAGCCGTTCATCGGCGCACTCATCACCCTCGACTCCGAGACCCTCCCCGGCTGGAAGGAACGCCACGGGCTGGCCGCCGACACCCCGGTGTCCGAACTGGTGAAGAACCCCGACCTGGTCGCCGAGATCGACGAGGCCGTCGCCGAGGGCAACAAGAAGGTGTCCAACCCGGAGCGGATCAAGAAGTACCGCATCCTCGAGGTCGACTTCACGCAGGAGACCGGTGAGCTCACGCCCACGCTGAAGCTCAAGCGCAACGTCATCCACAAGGAGCACGGCGCGGCCATCGAGGCCATCTACGCGTAA
- a CDS encoding TetR/AcrR family transcriptional regulator, translated as MLNRLPADERRAQLVESALAIAEQRGVASVTVRAVAEEAGVSLGVVHYCFESKEELLAAMGESLVLQLSASMRLAFGQVRHAPDLRGIDGLRELLHIGISGMWPIIEATPDRQLLTYEITAQALRHRASGSERAGDIAGQQYRTMDEEAIEFLAECARIAGVGWGTPVEAIARFGLAMLDGLVLRWLVDRDSEAMIAALDEMVQVITAKAVEQA; from the coding sequence ATGCTGAACAGGCTTCCTGCGGACGAACGTCGTGCCCAACTCGTCGAGTCGGCGCTGGCCATCGCGGAGCAGCGCGGCGTCGCGTCGGTCACGGTGCGCGCCGTGGCGGAGGAGGCGGGTGTCTCGCTCGGTGTGGTGCACTACTGCTTCGAGAGCAAGGAGGAACTCCTCGCCGCGATGGGCGAGAGCCTGGTTCTGCAGCTCAGCGCATCGATGCGGCTGGCGTTCGGTCAGGTGCGGCACGCGCCGGACCTGCGCGGGATCGACGGTCTGCGCGAACTGCTCCACATCGGGATCAGCGGGATGTGGCCGATCATCGAGGCCACCCCCGACCGCCAGTTGCTCACGTACGAGATCACCGCGCAGGCGTTACGGCACCGGGCGTCCGGGAGCGAGCGCGCAGGCGACATCGCCGGTCAGCAGTACCGGACGATGGACGAGGAGGCGATCGAGTTCCTCGCCGAGTGCGCCCGGATCGCCGGCGTCGGCTGGGGAACTCCGGTCGAGGCGATCGCGCGGTTCGGGCTGGCCATGCTGGACGGGCTCGTGCTGCGGTGGCTCGTCGACCGGGACAGCGAGGCGATGATCGCGGCGCTGGACGAGATGGTGCAGGTGATCACGGCGAAGGCGGTCGAGCAGGCCTGA
- a CDS encoding D-arabinono-1,4-lactone oxidase: MAQDTWRNWAGTETANPLRYATPRSVEDLCALVVGAARQGQRVKAVGSGHSFTGVAVTDGILVSLDALTGIESVTLDEPAGALVTVLAGTRLRDLSEQLWHRGLAMINLGDIDVQSVAGALSTGTHGTGARFGGLATQVRALQVVLADGSVADCSPTENPGLFEAARLGLGAVGIISKVTIQCVPNYVMHAVEKPESLDATLDRLDHDRATVDHFEFYWFPHTRRVLTKRNTRLPGDTPTSPLHPVRAYLDDELLSNILFEGINRVAGLAPSTIPKINRISSRMLSAREFTDRSYRVFASERRVKFREMEYAVPTEALPDTLAAIDSWVEKSDFTVAFPVEVRFAAGDDVWLSTANGRDTAYIAVHQYHRRNHEPYFAAVEAIAREVDGRPHWGKMHGRTAEDLRPAYPNFDEFLAVRDKYDPERMFGNAYLRTVLGR; encoded by the coding sequence ATGGCACAGGACACATGGCGCAACTGGGCGGGCACCGAGACGGCGAACCCGCTGCGCTACGCGACCCCACGCTCGGTGGAGGACCTCTGCGCGCTCGTCGTCGGTGCCGCGCGGCAGGGACAGCGGGTCAAGGCCGTGGGGTCGGGCCACTCCTTCACCGGGGTCGCCGTCACCGACGGGATCCTCGTCAGCCTCGACGCCCTCACCGGCATCGAATCCGTCACCCTCGACGAACCGGCGGGCGCCCTCGTCACCGTCCTCGCCGGCACGCGGCTACGTGATCTGAGCGAGCAACTCTGGCACCGCGGCCTGGCCATGATCAACCTGGGCGACATCGACGTGCAGTCCGTGGCGGGTGCGCTGTCCACCGGAACACACGGCACCGGAGCGCGTTTCGGAGGTCTTGCCACCCAGGTCCGCGCCCTGCAGGTGGTGCTGGCGGACGGCTCGGTGGCCGACTGCTCCCCCACCGAGAACCCCGGACTGTTCGAGGCGGCACGCCTGGGCCTCGGCGCGGTTGGCATCATCTCGAAGGTCACCATCCAGTGCGTACCGAACTACGTGATGCACGCCGTCGAGAAGCCGGAGTCGCTCGATGCCACCCTCGACCGTCTCGACCACGACCGCGCCACGGTCGACCACTTCGAGTTCTACTGGTTCCCGCACACCCGCCGCGTCCTGACGAAGCGCAACACCCGGTTGCCCGGCGACACCCCGACGTCGCCCCTCCACCCGGTCCGCGCGTACCTCGACGACGAACTGCTCTCCAACATCCTGTTCGAGGGCATCAACAGGGTGGCGGGCCTTGCGCCGTCGACGATCCCGAAGATCAACCGGATCTCGTCCCGCATGCTGAGCGCGCGCGAGTTCACGGACCGCAGCTACCGAGTCTTCGCATCGGAGCGCCGGGTCAAGTTCCGCGAGATGGAGTACGCGGTACCCACGGAGGCACTTCCCGACACTCTCGCGGCGATCGACTCGTGGGTGGAGAAGTCCGATTTCACGGTCGCGTTCCCCGTGGAGGTCCGCTTCGCCGCGGGCGACGACGTGTGGCTGTCGACGGCGAACGGGCGGGACACGGCGTACATCGCGGTGCACCAGTATCACCGCCGCAATCACGAACCGTATTTCGCCGCCGTCGAGGCTATCGCCCGGGAGGTGGACGGGCGGCCGCACTGGGGCAAGATGCACGGCCGCACCGCCGAGGACCTGCGGCCTGCGTACCCGAACTTCGACGAGTTCCTCGCCGTGCGCGACAAGTACGATCCCGAGCGAATGTTCGGCAACGCGTACCTCCGGACGGTCCTCGGTCGCTAA
- a CDS encoding TM0106 family RecB-like putative nuclease, protein MFLLDDTIVYSASDLSAAATCEFALLRRLDATLGLGGGAAATSVDDDPMLRRTSSLGDAHEHRRLEQFRGEFGDGVVTMDRPEYTTVGLFDANLATVEAIRGGADVVYQGTFFDGRFLGFCDFLVRDGDTYAVYDTKLSRHAKVSALLQLAAYAEALAGNGIPTSPDVHLLLGDDSDSAHPLGDIVPVYSARRASLERILDEHRDEKSVAEWGDPRYTACGRCDTCTPEVEQHRDLLLVAGMRSTQRSRLIAAGIGTLDALAAHAGSVEGLPERTLESLRAQAALQLRQESSGTPEFQLYAPQALGGLPEPDDGDIFFDFEGDPLWAENGSTDWGLEYLFGVVEGPADAAVFRPFWAHDRVEERHALVDFLDYVTARRQQYPNMHIYHYAAYEKSALLRLAGRHGVGEETVDTLLRDNVLVDLYPVVRGCLRIGERSYSIKKLEPLYMPEQPRDGDVTNAAASVVAYADYCDHRDNGRDEEARALLQGIADYNEYDCDSTLRLRDWLIGQARTHDVALRPPGDGPTPVTEDCTPAEAALREFAGHGPSEHREHDQQAAALMAAAVGYHRRERKPFWWAHFDRLVVPHDELSDIRDVLVVSSAVVEESWHKSSPRQRKLRRRLELTGRFGTGSTVGPKTTMYALYDVPAPEAVAGDNPQQRGTCTVNVLEVGKDGRRRDVVIVEELLNGEEYGQLPTAITPGPPITTDRIESAIAVAADGMCSPLPELPLCASVDILRRSDPRTRSGNPLPPVDGTDYAGAITAALLDLEDSYVAVQGPPGTGKTYTGARVIKTLVEQHHWRIGVVAQSHSVIENMLGGVVKAGLPAELVAKKDGRHRAATWTDISSNDYPGFIDQAEDTGCVIGGTAWDFANTDRVPPGSLDLLVIDEAGQFALANTIAVGGAARNLLLLGDPQQLPQVSQGTHPEPVDASALGWLAEGHGALPASRGYFLERTWRMHPQLCAPVSTLSYDGKLRSQESASAARRLDGMAPGVHTVFVDHQGNATQSPEESREVVNRITKLLGSGWTDPSEFEGTRPLDESDILVVAPYNAQVGLIERDLAAVGLGKVEVGTVDKFQGREAAVAIVSMTASAIEDVPRGMSFLLSRNRMNVAVSRGKWAAIIVRSESLTQYMPSTPEGLTELGAFMRLTGQPKH, encoded by the coding sequence GTGTTCCTCCTCGACGACACCATCGTCTACAGCGCCAGCGACCTCTCCGCGGCCGCCACCTGCGAGTTCGCGTTGCTGCGCCGGTTGGATGCCACGCTCGGGCTCGGCGGCGGCGCCGCCGCCACATCCGTCGACGACGATCCGATGCTGCGACGGACGTCGAGCCTGGGCGACGCGCACGAGCATCGCCGGCTCGAGCAGTTCCGCGGCGAGTTCGGCGACGGGGTGGTCACGATGGACCGGCCCGAGTACACCACCGTGGGTCTGTTCGACGCGAACCTGGCCACCGTGGAGGCGATCCGCGGCGGCGCCGACGTCGTGTACCAGGGCACGTTCTTCGACGGCCGCTTCCTGGGCTTCTGCGACTTCCTCGTCCGCGACGGCGACACGTACGCCGTCTACGACACCAAGCTGTCCCGGCACGCGAAGGTGTCGGCTCTCCTCCAGCTCGCCGCCTACGCGGAAGCGCTCGCCGGCAACGGAATTCCCACGTCTCCCGACGTCCACCTGCTGCTCGGCGACGACAGCGACTCGGCGCACCCGCTCGGCGACATCGTCCCGGTGTACTCCGCCCGACGCGCCTCGCTCGAACGGATCCTCGACGAGCACCGCGACGAGAAGTCGGTCGCGGAGTGGGGCGACCCCCGGTACACGGCGTGCGGCCGCTGCGACACGTGCACCCCGGAGGTCGAGCAGCACCGCGACCTGCTGCTGGTCGCCGGAATGCGCTCGACGCAGCGGAGCCGGCTGATCGCGGCCGGGATCGGCACGCTCGACGCCCTCGCCGCGCATGCCGGCAGTGTCGAGGGGCTGCCCGAGCGCACCCTCGAATCGCTGCGTGCGCAGGCCGCTCTGCAGTTGCGGCAGGAGTCCTCGGGCACCCCCGAGTTCCAGCTGTACGCCCCGCAGGCCCTGGGCGGGCTGCCGGAACCGGACGACGGCGACATCTTCTTCGACTTCGAGGGTGACCCGCTGTGGGCCGAGAACGGTTCCACCGACTGGGGTCTCGAATACCTCTTCGGCGTGGTCGAGGGTCCCGCCGACGCCGCCGTGTTCCGGCCGTTCTGGGCACACGACCGCGTGGAGGAGCGGCACGCGCTCGTCGATTTCCTCGACTACGTGACGGCGCGACGTCAGCAGTACCCGAACATGCACATCTACCACTACGCCGCGTACGAGAAGTCGGCGCTGCTGCGGCTGGCGGGGCGGCACGGCGTCGGCGAGGAAACCGTCGACACCCTGCTGCGCGACAACGTCCTCGTCGACCTGTACCCGGTGGTGCGCGGCTGCCTGCGGATCGGTGAACGGTCCTACAGCATCAAGAAACTCGAACCGCTGTACATGCCGGAGCAGCCGCGCGACGGCGACGTCACCAACGCCGCCGCGTCGGTGGTCGCGTACGCCGACTACTGCGATCACCGCGACAACGGCCGCGACGAGGAGGCCCGCGCGCTGCTGCAGGGCATCGCCGACTACAACGAGTACGACTGCGATTCCACGTTGCGGCTGCGCGACTGGCTGATCGGGCAGGCGCGGACGCACGACGTGGCCCTCCGGCCGCCGGGCGACGGGCCCACCCCGGTGACCGAGGACTGCACGCCCGCGGAGGCGGCGTTGCGCGAGTTCGCCGGGCACGGACCGAGCGAGCACCGGGAACACGACCAGCAGGCCGCCGCACTCATGGCGGCGGCGGTCGGCTATCACCGGCGCGAGCGGAAACCGTTCTGGTGGGCTCACTTCGATCGGCTGGTCGTGCCGCACGACGAACTGTCGGACATCCGGGACGTGCTGGTGGTGTCGTCCGCGGTCGTCGAGGAGAGCTGGCACAAGAGCAGTCCCCGGCAGCGCAAGCTGCGCCGGCGTCTCGAACTCACCGGCCGGTTCGGGACCGGGAGCACGGTGGGGCCCAAGACCACGATGTACGCGCTGTACGACGTTCCCGCGCCGGAGGCGGTCGCCGGCGACAACCCGCAGCAGCGGGGAACGTGCACCGTCAACGTGCTCGAGGTCGGGAAGGACGGCCGCCGCCGCGACGTGGTGATCGTCGAAGAACTCCTGAACGGCGAGGAGTACGGGCAACTTCCGACGGCGATCACCCCCGGGCCACCGATCACGACCGACCGCATCGAATCGGCGATCGCGGTGGCCGCGGACGGCATGTGCTCACCGCTGCCGGAGCTTCCGCTGTGCGCGTCCGTGGACATCCTGCGGCGGTCCGATCCGCGCACCCGGAGCGGGAATCCGCTTCCGCCCGTCGACGGCACGGACTACGCGGGCGCGATCACCGCGGCCCTGCTCGATCTCGAGGACTCGTACGTCGCGGTGCAGGGTCCGCCCGGCACCGGCAAGACGTACACCGGGGCCCGGGTGATCAAGACACTCGTCGAACAGCACCACTGGCGGATCGGCGTGGTCGCGCAGTCGCATTCGGTGATCGAGAACATGCTCGGCGGCGTCGTGAAGGCCGGGCTCCCCGCCGAACTCGTCGCGAAGAAGGACGGGCGGCATCGCGCCGCGACGTGGACCGACATCAGTTCCAACGACTACCCCGGCTTCATCGACCAGGCGGAGGATACGGGCTGCGTGATCGGCGGGACCGCCTGGGACTTCGCCAACACCGACCGCGTTCCGCCCGGCAGCCTCGACCTGCTGGTCATCGACGAGGCCGGGCAGTTCGCTCTCGCCAACACGATCGCGGTGGGCGGTGCGGCCCGCAATCTCCTGCTGCTCGGCGATCCCCAGCAGCTCCCGCAGGTCAGCCAGGGTACCCATCCGGAACCGGTGGACGCGTCGGCTCTCGGGTGGCTCGCCGAGGGGCACGGGGCGTTGCCCGCGAGCCGGGGCTACTTCCTCGAACGCACGTGGCGGATGCACCCCCAGCTGTGTGCTCCCGTCTCGACGCTGTCGTACGACGGCAAACTGCGTTCGCAGGAATCCGCCAGCGCCGCACGGCGGCTCGACGGCATGGCCCCCGGGGTGCACACCGTCTTCGTCGACCACCAGGGCAATGCCACCCAATCCCCCGAGGAATCGCGGGAAGTGGTCAACCGGATCACGAAGCTGCTCGGATCCGGCTGGACCGACCCCAGCGAATTCGAGGGCACCCGCCCACTCGACGAGTCCGACATCCTGGTGGTGGCGCCGTACAACGCGCAGGTCGGGTTGATCGAACGCGATCTGGCCGCCGTCGGCCTCGGCAAGGTCGAGGTGGGCACGGTCGACAAGTTCCAGGGGCGGGAGGCCGCCGTCGCCATCGTATCGATGACCGCGTCCGCGATCGAGGACGTGCCGCGCGGTATGTCGTTCCTGCTGTCACGGAACCGGATGAACGTGGCGGTCTCCCGCGGCAAGTGGGCGGCGATCATCGTCCGGTCGGAATCGCTGACCCAGTACATGCCGAGCACCCCGGAAGGACTCACGGAACTGGGCGCCTTCATGCGGCTCACCGGTCAGCCGAAGCACTGA
- a CDS encoding phosphoribosyltransferase codes for MFYTSRADAGRRLAAALDHLRGTDLVVLGLPRGGVPVAFEIAAALSAPLDVVLVRKLGVPWQPELAMGAIGEGESRVINDDVLRIARVSKVSLAMVEAKERHELERRARVLRGNKPRASLRGRVAVLVDDGMATGATAAVACQSVKKLGAARVIVAVPVAAPEAVGRLRVTADEVVCPYTPADLGGVGNAYADFHQLSDSEVTDLLTPR; via the coding sequence ATGTTCTACACCAGTCGCGCCGACGCCGGTCGCCGACTGGCCGCCGCGCTGGACCACCTGCGCGGAACCGACCTGGTGGTGCTCGGCCTGCCGCGCGGCGGCGTCCCCGTCGCATTCGAGATCGCAGCTGCCCTGTCGGCACCCCTCGACGTCGTGCTCGTCCGCAAACTGGGTGTGCCGTGGCAGCCGGAACTCGCGATGGGCGCGATCGGCGAGGGCGAATCCCGGGTGATCAACGACGACGTTCTCCGCATCGCCCGGGTCAGCAAGGTCTCGCTCGCCATGGTGGAGGCGAAGGAGCGCCACGAACTCGAGCGGCGGGCACGGGTGCTGCGTGGCAACAAACCGCGGGCGTCGCTGAGGGGCCGCGTCGCCGTCCTCGTCGACGACGGCATGGCCACGGGCGCGACCGCGGCGGTGGCCTGCCAGTCGGTGAAGAAGCTGGGCGCGGCCCGGGTGATCGTCGCGGTCCCGGTGGCCGCGCCCGAGGCAGTCGGCAGGCTGCGCGTGACCGCCGATGAGGTGGTCTGCCCCTACACCCCAGCCGATCTCGGCGGCGTCGGCAACGCGTACGCCGATTTTCATCAACTCTCGGACAGCGAGGTCACAGACCTGCTGACGCCCCGCTGA
- a CDS encoding amino acid deaminase/aldolase, whose translation MTPTLDRLIASTTEIDPPLAALDLPTLRANAADLVRRAGGTPVRVASKSVRCRAVLQVALGENLTAAGGFRGIMAYSLREAIWLARHGAQDILMGYPTADRGALAELAAEPELLNRITLMVDSDDHLDFVSAAAGTTSLRARLCIDVDASLRLGPVHIGVRRSPLREPSAVAAFAKRAAARGFAVVGVMFYEAQIAGLPDSSPPIGWMKRASAKELATRRGAVVNAVQSEVGALEIVNSGGTGSLEVSSADPVVTEVTAGSGLYVPTLFDRYRSFRPHPSLYFALSTVRRPAPGIATLFGGGYIASGPAGRSRMPAPMWPTGLKLLRNEGAGEVQTPVTGRAAADLGIGDRVWFRHAKAGELCERFTEVHLVESDGSRTAVPTYRGEGQCFG comes from the coding sequence GTGACGCCCACGCTCGACCGTCTCATCGCCTCGACCACCGAGATCGACCCGCCGCTGGCCGCGCTCGACCTGCCCACGCTGCGCGCCAACGCCGCCGACCTGGTCCGGCGCGCCGGCGGCACCCCGGTCCGGGTCGCCAGCAAATCCGTCCGCTGCCGTGCGGTACTCCAGGTCGCGCTCGGTGAGAATCTCACCGCGGCCGGTGGCTTCCGCGGGATCATGGCGTACTCCCTCCGCGAGGCGATCTGGCTCGCCCGGCACGGCGCGCAGGACATCCTCATGGGCTACCCGACCGCCGACCGCGGGGCCCTCGCTGAACTGGCGGCCGAACCCGAACTGCTGAACCGGATCACGCTGATGGTCGACAGCGACGACCACCTCGACTTCGTGTCCGCCGCCGCCGGCACGACGTCCCTCCGGGCCCGGTTGTGCATCGACGTGGACGCGTCGCTGCGGCTCGGGCCCGTCCACATCGGGGTCCGCCGCTCCCCGCTCCGCGAACCGTCCGCCGTCGCCGCGTTCGCGAAACGTGCCGCCGCGCGGGGGTTCGCCGTCGTCGGAGTCATGTTCTACGAGGCGCAGATCGCGGGACTGCCCGACTCCAGTCCGCCGATCGGCTGGATGAAGCGGGCGTCCGCCAAGGAACTCGCGACCCGTCGTGGCGCGGTGGTGAATGCTGTGCAGTCGGAGGTCGGGGCGCTCGAGATCGTCAACAGCGGCGGCACCGGCTCGCTCGAGGTGAGCTCCGCCGACCCGGTCGTGACGGAGGTGACGGCCGGGTCCGGCCTGTACGTGCCCACACTCTTCGACCGGTACCGCTCGTTCCGCCCGCACCCGTCGCTGTACTTCGCCCTCTCGACGGTCCGGCGGCCGGCACCCGGAATCGCGACGCTGTTCGGCGGCGGCTACATCGCCTCCGGACCCGCCGGGCGCAGCCGCATGCCCGCACCGATGTGGCCGACGGGCCTGAAGCTACTGCGCAACGAGGGCGCAGGCGAGGTGCAGACCCCCGTGACCGGAAGGGCGGCAGCCGATCTCGGCATCGGCGACCGCGTGTGGTTCCGGCACGCGAAGGCCGGCGAACTGTGCGAGCGGTTCACCGAGGTGCACCTCGTCGAGTCGGACGGATCCCGCACCGCAGTGCCCACCTACCGCGGCGAAGGTCAGTGCTTCGGCTGA
- a CDS encoding heme peroxidase — translation MTVSADTVETVVTACRDRLGDPSGWVTSDAYRHSLALCIIESVQSSAGHSEVAVVDRYLAYRRAHPDQPLTDGARDLLRTFEEAGSSDQWAGKVGSYKRRYTATGVPIEARHIQLAAERLHQLRINSIDDLLEAARDEAALEQIHDAWIEVCGESSDVTWAHFLMLAGIPGVRPNRVADVFISGALGISEATDDGLAEEILAATATELGVDPDQLNYAIRRWLSANSRRLEEAA, via the coding sequence GTGACCGTCTCTGCCGATACCGTCGAAACCGTCGTCACCGCGTGCCGCGACCGATTGGGCGACCCGTCCGGCTGGGTCACCTCCGATGCCTACCGGCACAGCCTCGCGCTCTGCATCATCGAATCGGTGCAGTCGAGTGCCGGGCACAGCGAGGTCGCCGTCGTCGACCGCTACCTGGCATATCGGCGGGCGCACCCCGATCAGCCCCTCACCGATGGCGCCCGCGACCTCCTCCGCACATTCGAGGAGGCGGGCAGCTCGGACCAGTGGGCGGGCAAGGTCGGCTCGTACAAGCGGCGGTACACCGCCACCGGCGTGCCGATCGAGGCGCGTCACATCCAGCTGGCGGCCGAGCGACTACACCAGCTCCGCATCAACAGCATCGACGACCTCCTCGAGGCCGCCAGGGACGAAGCCGCCCTGGAGCAGATCCACGACGCGTGGATCGAGGTGTGCGGGGAGAGCAGCGACGTCACGTGGGCGCACTTCCTGATGCTCGCCGGCATCCCCGGCGTGCGGCCGAATCGGGTGGCGGACGTCTTCATCAGCGGCGCGCTCGGCATCTCGGAAGCCACCGACGACGGCCTGGCCGAGGAGATTCTCGCGGCGACCGCGACGGAACTCGGGGTCGATCCCGACCAGTTGAACTATGCGATCCGGCGCTGGCTGTCCGCGAACTCGCGCCGTCTCGAAGAGGCCGCCTGA
- a CDS encoding alpha/beta hydrolase — protein MPFFDGHSGRVHYRHWSAVGGPAVQLVFLHGMGQHTGHYHRFARGLTPAGIGVWGIDQAGHGLSEGDHPGSVAELAEDAALLTRLAEQHAPDVPRVLMGHSLGAAVSMELLMRGDSGFRRAILCGTPKTAAVKQTADALGSLEMPLLAVHGVDDRMAPIDPVRDWAARIAGLELREFDDAGHDLLHEKVHAAVTAVVRDFVLGAARP, from the coding sequence ATGCCCTTCTTCGACGGCCACTCCGGACGAGTCCACTACCGGCACTGGAGCGCGGTGGGAGGACCCGCCGTCCAGCTGGTGTTTCTGCACGGGATGGGGCAGCACACGGGGCATTACCACCGGTTCGCGCGCGGGCTGACGCCGGCGGGAATCGGGGTGTGGGGAATCGACCAGGCGGGTCACGGCCTGTCCGAGGGTGACCATCCGGGGTCCGTCGCAGAACTGGCGGAGGACGCCGCGCTCCTCACCCGCCTCGCGGAGCAGCACGCACCGGACGTCCCGCGCGTGCTGATGGGGCATTCCCTCGGGGCTGCCGTCTCGATGGAACTCCTCATGCGCGGCGACTCCGGATTCCGGCGCGCGATTCTGTGCGGGACCCCGAAGACCGCCGCCGTGAAGCAGACGGCGGACGCGCTGGGTTCGCTGGAGATGCCGTTGCTCGCGGTCCACGGCGTGGACGACCGCATGGCACCGATCGATCCCGTCCGGGACTGGGCGGCGCGCATCGCGGGCCTCGAACTACGGGAGTTCGACGACGCCGGACACGACCTGCTGCACGAGAAGGTCCACGCCGCCGTCACGGCCGTGGTCCGCGATTTCGTGCTGGGCGCTGCGCGCCCGTGA